GAACAGCTCGGCGATGAACAGGTTGGGGAAGATCATCGTGTGCGGCGGGCCGTCGACGAGCAGCTCGTCGGCGTGGTCGCGGCCGTGCCGCTGCGCGAGCGCCGCGGCGTAGTCGGACAGCTTCTCCTCGGCGCTGGCACCGAGCCAGAGGTACTTGCGCCCGACCTTGCGGAACTGCGGGCGCCAGTCCATGTCGGTGTGCCCGTTGCCGAGGTAGCGGGTCTGCGACAGCGCCTTCTCGCTGGTGACGTCGGCGTCGGCGACCAGTGACCAGTTGCCCATCATGGTCAGCGACCGGTGCACGAAGTTGCCGTGGTAGGCGTCGATCTCGTTCTCGAACGCGATCTTCCAGTTGGTCTCGGTGCGGTGGTGCAGCCAGCCCGCGGTCAGCTCCACCTCGCCCTCGGGGGACAGCTCGCAGAGCCGGTCGATGGTCTCCCGGGCCGGCCCGAGGAACTCCGCCAGCGTCGGGACGTCGGCGGCGACGCTGGCGAACAGGAAGCCGCGGTAGTCCTGCGCGTGCGCCGGGCGGGCCAGGCCGTGGTCGGCGCGGGCGAAGTCGGGCCCGTAGCCCGGCCGGAACGGCACCCCGACGAGCTCGCCGTCGTTGCGGAAGGTCCACCCGTGGTACGGGCAGCGGAACGACGAGGAGTTGCCCGTCCGGTCGTGGCAGAGCAGGTTCGCCAGGTGGCTGCACCGGTTGAACAGGACGTGCACCTCGCCGTCGGCGCCGCGGCTCACGATCACCGGCTGGGTGCCGATGGTCTTGAGGACGTAGTCGCCGGGCTGCGGGACCTCGCTGGTGTGGGCGACGTACACCCACCCGGAG
This sequence is a window from Pseudonocardia petroleophila. Protein-coding genes within it:
- a CDS encoding aromatic ring-hydroxylating oxygenase subunit alpha; this encodes MSAATDAATGVPYAELVRTDRVHSRLYTDPQVFADEMDRIFHSGWVYVAHTSEVPQPGDYVLKTIGTQPVIVSRGADGEVHVLFNRCSHLANLLCHDRTGNSSSFRCPYHGWTFRNDGELVGVPFRPGYGPDFARADHGLARPAHAQDYRGFLFASVAADVPTLAEFLGPARETIDRLCELSPEGEVELTAGWLHHRTETNWKIAFENEIDAYHGNFVHRSLTMMGNWSLVADADVTSEKALSQTRYLGNGHTDMDWRPQFRKVGRKYLWLGASAEEKLSDYAAALAQRHGRDHADELLVDGPPHTMIFPNLFIAELFILVIEPLAAGGTIQHQAPIRWKGAEQLNRRAFQLTGGSIGPAGMVIADDSAMYERNFRGMAARQPEWLLRSRGLHREQTLPDGVEVSNATDDTSHRAFWRNYLRLMTGGGSGR